The following coding sequences are from one Gossypium raimondii isolate GPD5lz chromosome 4, ASM2569854v1, whole genome shotgun sequence window:
- the LOC105766610 gene encoding uncharacterized protein LOC105766610 isoform X1, with protein sequence MSSLTLKGKASDQAPALANIQAAQKRPVSQPVSQPKPKDGLNMFDGTDGHYFHTGSRGHHLVWDSCLFNYGSREVLGYLLSNARWWLEEYKFDGYKFDGMTSMMYKISFSKCIISFITKIYLIKKMHCMFYYLAYVLFILVLILNFYFYLRVLTFGF encoded by the exons ATGAGTTCCTTAACTCTTAAAGGCAAAGCTTCTGATCAAGCTCCAGCCTTGGCAAATATTCAGGCAGCTCAGAAGCGTCCTGTTTCGCAACCAGTTTCACAGCCTAAACCAAAAG ATGGGCTGAACATGTTTGATGGAACTGATGGTCATTACTTCCACACGGGGTCAAGGGGTCACCACTTGGTGTGGGATTCTTGTCTTTTTAATTATGGAAGCCGAGAA GTACTAGGGTATCTTCTTTCAAATGCAAGATGGTGGCTGGAGGAGTATAAGTTTGATGGGTACAAATTTGATGGTATGACTTCAATGATGTACAAGATTTCCTTTAGtaaatgtattatatcttttattaccaagatttacttgattaagaaaatgcattgtatgttttattaccttgcatatgtattatttattttagttttgattctaaatttttatttttacttaagagttctaacttttggattttaa
- the LOC105766610 gene encoding uncharacterized protein LOC105766610 isoform X2: MSSLTLKGKASDQAPALANIQAAQKRPVSQPVSQPKPKASLNLQYFFTFGLGSNIWEENLSESILSFFFLVRLLKFLVSSKASTKNDLEENDIESERQRVSIEERKKNLFLLKNARKT, translated from the exons ATGAGTTCCTTAACTCTTAAAGGCAAAGCTTCTGATCAAGCTCCAGCCTTGGCAAATATTCAGGCAGCTCAGAAGCGTCCTGTTTCGCAACCAGTTTCACAGCCTAAACCAAAAG CCTCTTTGAATCTTCAGTACTTTTTCACCTTTGGTTTGGGAAGCAATATTTGGGAAGAAAACCTCTCAGAAAGcattctaagttttttttttcttgttaggCTTCTAAAATTT TTGGTCTCCAGTAAGGCTTCGACAAAAAATGACTTGGAAGAGAATGATATTGAATCTG AGCGCCAGAGGGTTTCTATTGAAGAACGCAAGAAAAACTTATTTCTATTGAAGAACGCAAGAAAAACTTAA